From the Moorena sp. SIOASIH genome, the window TGGTCGTAAGCCCGTTGTAAGAAGGTGGAGTAAATAGCTGCAACTGGTCGCATTCCTTCACAGGCTAGGCCAGCCGCTAGGGTGACGGCGTGTTGTTCCGCAATCCCGACATCAATGTATTGGTTAGGGAGTTTTTCTTGCAATTTATTCAACCCTGTCCCAGTAGCCATAGCTGCCGTGATGCCAATGATTTTGGGATTATTCTGAGCTAGTGTGACCAGGGTGTGGGCAAACACTTTGGAATAGCCGGGGGGTTTGGGTTTTTTAGCTGGAAGGGCTTTACCGGTAGCTAGGTTGAAGGGACTTTGGGCATGGTAACCCACTTTGTCCGCTTCTGCGATCGCATACCCCTTGCCCTTCGTAGTTGCCACATGCACCAGCACTGGTCCATCTAGCTTGTGGGCGTTTGTAAAGGTGGAAATTAACTCCTCTAGATTGTGACCATCCACCGGTCCGATGTAAGTAAAGCCCAGTTCTTCAAATACTGCTCCGACCTTAGGTACGGCTAAACGCTTCATCCCTTCCTTAAGCCGTTGCAAGTCTGGGGATAAAGACTCACCGACAAAGGGGAGATTTTTGAATTGTTCCTCTAAATTGTCAGTAATAAACTGCATCGGCTCAGAAAGCCGCACTTTGTTGAGGTAACGAGGAATAGCCCCCACATTGGGGGAGATGGACATCTCATTATCATTGAGCACCACCAGCAGTTTAGTATGGGGTAAATGTCCTGCATGATTGATGGCTTCCAAGGCCATGCCACCGGTCAGAGCACCATCACCAATAACTGCTGCCACTTTGAAGTTTTGCCCTTTGCGGTCTCGGGCGAGGGCCATACCCAAAGCAGAAGAAATACTGGTGGACGCATGACCCGCTCCAAAGTGATCAAACTTATTCTCGCAGCGCTTTAGATAACCAGCAATACCATCTTTCTGCCGTAGGGTATGGAATCGGTTATAGCGCCCCGTGAGCATTTTGTGGGGATAAGCTTGGTGTCCAACGTCCCAGACTACCTTATCATAGTCAAGGTCAAGTGTTTGATACAGAGCTAGGGTTAATTCTACCACTCCCAAGCCTGGCCCTAAGTGACCACCACTAGTAGCTATGGTTTGGAGATGTTTCTCGCGAATTTGACGGGCAATTTCCTCTAGTTGACGAATCGATAGACCGTGCAACTGATTTGGATGAGTAATTTCACTGAGATGCATACCGTCTCTTTGAATTGCTACTGGATTGTGTTAATGTTTATCTTTCGACTCCCTAAAAGTATCCAATAATTTGGCGCTTCGAGGGTTATATGGAAGCTAAAGATTACCTGAAAAATGGCATTTCTGGTCAACTTTCCATTGTAAATTTTCCTTGCGACCAGCAGCCGATCACCATTGCTCCCGATACTCCAGTAACGGAAGCGATCGCTACGATGAATCAAACTGGAAGGAGTTATGTGCTGGTAGTACAGCAGCAGCAATTGGTAGGCATTTTTACAGAACGGGATGTGGTCAAAGTAGCATCAGCCGGAATGGTCAACTCAGGGGTTTCCATTGCTGATGTGATGACTCTTGAGTTAATTACCTTGCCCATCATACCGACACCGGACATTTTCTTGGTAGAGTCCCAATTACGTCAACACGAGATTCGTCACCTACCCCTAGTGGATGAGCAAGGTCAAGTAGTACGTGTGGTGACCCCCCACACCATGGCAGCAATCCTCTCTGCTATCGTGACTAAGGTGGAAGACTTACAGCAACAGTTGACTCAAAAAGAAGGGGAATTAGTGGCAGCTAATCAGCGATGGCAGCAGGAAGTTGCTGTCAATCAGCAGTTTGAGGAGGAATTGGGGGAAAATGAACATGCCTGGCAGTTGAGTCAAGAACGCCTTGAGAGTATTCTGGCTGACCTAGAAGCAGTGGTATGGTCTTTTGACCCTTCCATTGACAAACTGCTTTATCTTAACAGTGCTACCGAGCAAGTCTATGGTCGCAGTATCACTGAGTTCTTCGGAAACTTACGCCTGTGGGAATCAGTGGTTCACCCAGAGGATCTCGAAACCTATCAACTGGCCGACCAAACCATGCTGTCAACTGGTGCCAAAGATATTGACTACAGAATTTTGCGACCGGATGGAGCTGTGAGTTGGATTCGCCATCGCGCTCACCTCCTCAAAGATGCTAATCACACTCCAATTCGGATCTATAACATAGCCATCGACATCACACAGTTCAAACAGGTCGAGGAAAACCTCAAAGCTACCCTAGTTGAGAAAGAGGTGCTGCTCCAAGAAATTCACCATCGGGTCAAAAACAACTTACAAATTGTTTCTGGCTTGCTACACTTGCAATCCCAGACAATAGATGAACCCCAAACCCGATTACACCTGTCGGAAGCTCGCCATCGCCTTGAAGCCATGGCTCTCATTCACAAGAAACTTTATGGTGCCTCAGTGATAGGCAACGTGGATGTAGTCGATTATATCCAGAACCTAGCGGTGAACTTACTGGTAGCTTATCAAGTAACTAGCGATAGGATTCAGTTGAACACCACTATTGAACCCATTCCGCTCAGTATTGATCAGGCAATTCCTTGCGGTCTAATCATCAATGAACTGGTATCCAATTCCCTGAAGTACGGGTTTCCCAATGGACGCTCTGGTGAGATTTACATTCAATTGCACCGTAGGGGGGACGGTGACGTTGAATTGATTGTCCGAGATAATGGGGTTGGTTTACCAGAAGACTTAGATTGGCGTAATACCCAGTCTTTAGGATTATCGTTAGTTTATGACCTGGCAACGGAGCAATTAGACGGGAGTATATTTCTCGACCATAGCGAGGGCACAGCTTTCCGAATAGTATTCTCAACAGCAACAATTGTATAGGCAATAGGACAACAATCGTGGTGACCAGGGTATTAGTTGTAGAAGACGAAGTTATTGTTGCTAAGACAATTGCTAGCCAGCTTAAGCAACTGGGGTATATGGTATCAGCTACCGCTTCATCTGGCTCTCAAGCCATTACCAAAGCCGCTCAAACTAAGCCTGACTTAGTGCTGATGGACATTTTCCTCAAAGGCAAGATGGATGGTATTACTGCTGCTAGGCAAATCCGTGAACATTTACGTATTCCTATCGTCTATTTAACTGCCTATGCGGATGAAGATACCTTGCAACGGGCTAAGGTTACCCAACCCTTTGGCTATGTGACCAAACCGTTTAACGAGAGAGACTTGCGAGTTGCTATTGAAATGGCTCTTCAGCAATACCAGATGGAGCAGTCGTTGCAGAGCAGCCAAGCTCAGTTGTCATCCATTTTAAACTCTATCGATGATGCAGTTATTGCTACCACGACCCAAGGTACCATTACTTTTATGAATGCTTCCGCTGAAGCTCTGACTGGCTGGAACCAATCCGAGGTATGGGGGCGAGATGTGACCTCAGTGTTCCCAATTGTTAATGATCTGACTGGTAATCTAGTCAAGTATCCCCTAGATAAAGTAATCAAGACCGGACAAGTTGTCTATCTGGGCGAGCATAACTCTTTGATTACAAAGGATGGTGGTCGAATTGCCGTTGGTAATAGTGCTTCACCCCTAAAAGACCAACTGGGAAACGTGAATGGAGTAGTGCTCGCGTTTTGGGATATCAGCGAGGATCCTCAGACAGAAATGTTAGAGCAGGTGTTGGCAAAAGAGCAAGAAATCCAAGATTTCCGCTCCCAGTTCGTCTCCACCGTTTGCCACGAATTCCGTAATCCCCTCAGTGTGATCCTAACTGCCGCTGAATTACTCAAGCGCTATGGTAATCTGGCCACTCAGGAGCAAAAGCAGCGTTATCTAAAACGAATTACTATTTCAGTAGAGCGCATGACTGAGTTGATGGAAGAGGTGTTGCTAATCGGTCAAGCTGAAGTAGGTCGGCTAGAATTTATTCCAACTCCCATGAACTTGGAGCAATTCTGCCAGGATTTAATTGCAGAACTATGCCTAGATGAAGCCAGCCGCAACCGGATTGTTTTTACCTCTGACAGGGTCTATACAGAAGTCTGTATGGATGATAAGCTTATACATTACATTATCACTAATCTGCTTACCAATGCTCTGAAGTATTCTCCTTCTGATGAAATCGTGACCTTTCACCTAACCTGTGATCTGA encodes:
- the dxs gene encoding 1-deoxy-D-xylulose-5-phosphate synthase, with product MHLSEITHPNQLHGLSIRQLEEIARQIREKHLQTIATSGGHLGPGLGVVELTLALYQTLDLDYDKVVWDVGHQAYPHKMLTGRYNRFHTLRQKDGIAGYLKRCENKFDHFGAGHASTSISSALGMALARDRKGQNFKVAAVIGDGALTGGMALEAINHAGHLPHTKLLVVLNDNEMSISPNVGAIPRYLNKVRLSEPMQFITDNLEEQFKNLPFVGESLSPDLQRLKEGMKRLAVPKVGAVFEELGFTYIGPVDGHNLEELISTFTNAHKLDGPVLVHVATTKGKGYAIAEADKVGYHAQSPFNLATGKALPAKKPKPPGYSKVFAHTLVTLAQNNPKIIGITAAMATGTGLNKLQEKLPNQYIDVGIAEQHAVTLAAGLACEGMRPVAAIYSTFLQRAYDQIIHDVCIQNLPVFFCLDRAGIVGADGPTHQGMYDIAYLRCIPNMVIMAPKDEAELQRMVVTGVNHTDGPIAMRYPRGSGYGVPLMEDGWEPLPIGKGEILRNGDDLLMVGYGTMVYTAMQAAEILSEHGIETTVINARFVKPLDTELIFPLAQKIGRVVTLEEGCLMGGFGSAVAEALMDNDILVPLKRFGVPDQLVDHAKPDESKADLGLTGSQIAEQIREAFFNRQPSAVS
- a CDS encoding ATP-binding protein, which encodes MVTRVLVVEDEVIVAKTIASQLKQLGYMVSATASSGSQAITKAAQTKPDLVLMDIFLKGKMDGITAARQIREHLRIPIVYLTAYADEDTLQRAKVTQPFGYVTKPFNERDLRVAIEMALQQYQMEQSLQSSQAQLSSILNSIDDAVIATTTQGTITFMNASAEALTGWNQSEVWGRDVTSVFPIVNDLTGNLVKYPLDKVIKTGQVVYLGEHNSLITKDGGRIAVGNSASPLKDQLGNVNGVVLAFWDISEDPQTEMLEQVLAKEQEIQDFRSQFVSTVCHEFRNPLSVILTAAELLKRYGNLATQEQKQRYLKRITISVERMTELMEEVLLIGQAEVGRLEFIPTPMNLEQFCQDLIAELCLDEASRNRIVFTSDRVYTEVCMDDKLIHYIITNLLTNALKYSPSDEIVTFHLTCDLKQQLVVFRIQDKGIGIAEADQKKIFDSFYRAKNVGTIQGTGLGLSIVKRCVEQHQGEIEVTSQLGVGTTFTIKIPIVSNGEVRLVNSDVTSADWQWLGSSHN
- a CDS encoding histidine kinase dimerization/phosphoacceptor domain -containing protein; the encoded protein is MEAKDYLKNGISGQLSIVNFPCDQQPITIAPDTPVTEAIATMNQTGRSYVLVVQQQQLVGIFTERDVVKVASAGMVNSGVSIADVMTLELITLPIIPTPDIFLVESQLRQHEIRHLPLVDEQGQVVRVVTPHTMAAILSAIVTKVEDLQQQLTQKEGELVAANQRWQQEVAVNQQFEEELGENEHAWQLSQERLESILADLEAVVWSFDPSIDKLLYLNSATEQVYGRSITEFFGNLRLWESVVHPEDLETYQLADQTMLSTGAKDIDYRILRPDGAVSWIRHRAHLLKDANHTPIRIYNIAIDITQFKQVEENLKATLVEKEVLLQEIHHRVKNNLQIVSGLLHLQSQTIDEPQTRLHLSEARHRLEAMALIHKKLYGASVIGNVDVVDYIQNLAVNLLVAYQVTSDRIQLNTTIEPIPLSIDQAIPCGLIINELVSNSLKYGFPNGRSGEIYIQLHRRGDGDVELIVRDNGVGLPEDLDWRNTQSLGLSLVYDLATEQLDGSIFLDHSEGTAFRIVFSTATIV